The following are encoded together in the bacterium genome:
- a CDS encoding TIGR00730 family Rossman fold protein has protein sequence MPPKPAPARAPRERRRRSVLPDLLPRIQRDEALSREETLVREMVETSLKLLRDRTSLGDLKLVNAALRELRYALGVSAPYRGVRKVSAFGSARTPPGTPTYRTAAEFSRRIAERGYMIITGGGNGIMRACQEGAGRERSFGFNIRLPFEQGANEFISNDPKLVTFRYFFTRKLMFIKEADALVLFPGGFGTHDEGYEALTLAQTGKSHPMPIVFVDAPRGTYWKTWQRYVDEHLLRKGLISPDDLALFKVTTDVDEAVEEITGFYRLYHSSRYVGSKWVIRLNHPLAPEVVRRLAEEFAPLVASGTIEQCEALDDERETEPELNALPRLVFEARRSAFGLRRKLIDRINAEA, from the coding sequence ATGCCCCCGAAGCCCGCTCCAGCCCGCGCGCCGCGCGAGCGCCGCCGCCGCTCGGTGCTGCCGGACCTCCTGCCCCGCATCCAGCGCGACGAGGCGCTGTCGCGCGAGGAGACGCTGGTGCGGGAGATGGTCGAGACGAGCCTCAAGCTCCTGCGCGACCGCACCAGCCTCGGCGACCTGAAGCTCGTCAACGCCGCCCTGCGCGAGCTGCGCTATGCGCTCGGCGTCAGCGCGCCCTACCGCGGGGTGCGTAAGGTGAGCGCCTTCGGCTCGGCGCGCACGCCGCCCGGGACGCCGACCTACCGCACCGCGGCCGAGTTCTCGCGCCGCATCGCCGAGCGCGGCTACATGATCATCACCGGCGGCGGCAACGGCATCATGCGCGCCTGCCAGGAGGGAGCTGGACGCGAGCGCAGCTTCGGCTTCAACATCCGGCTGCCGTTCGAGCAGGGCGCGAACGAGTTCATCTCGAACGACCCGAAGCTGGTCACCTTCCGCTACTTCTTCACGCGCAAGCTGATGTTCATCAAGGAGGCCGACGCGCTCGTGCTCTTCCCCGGCGGCTTCGGCACCCACGACGAGGGCTACGAGGCGCTGACGCTCGCGCAGACCGGCAAGAGCCATCCCATGCCGATCGTCTTCGTCGACGCCCCGCGCGGCACCTACTGGAAGACGTGGCAGCGCTACGTCGACGAGCACCTCTTGCGCAAGGGGCTCATCAGTCCCGACGACCTGGCCCTCTTCAAGGTGACGACCGACGTCGACGAGGCGGTCGAGGAGATCACCGGCTTCTATCGGCTGTACCACTCGTCGCGCTACGTCGGCTCGAAGTGGGTGATCCGGCTGAACCATCCGCTCGCGCCGGAGGTCGTCCGCCGCCTGGCCGAGGAGTTCGCGCCGCTGGTCGCGTCGGGCACGATCGAGCAGTGCGAGGCGCTCGACGACGAGCGCGAGACCGAGCCCGAGCTGAACGCGTTGCCGCGGCTGGTGTTCGAGGCGCGGCGCTCGGCGTTCGGCCTGCGCCGCAAGCTGATCGACCGCATCAACGCCGAGGCCTGA
- a CDS encoding biopolymer transporter ExbD, translated as MAFSSPAAGGGRRRIMAEINVTPLTDVFLVLLIIFMITTSAMMKPADVELPETAQEEQETKGVMVTMTPSREIYVNDRPVPGDDAALAAVLKDSLARSSEKVVILAGDREVVLGEVVRVLGLAKEAGASGFALASE; from the coding sequence ATGGCGTTCAGTAGCCCCGCCGCCGGCGGCGGCCGCCGGCGCATCATGGCGGAGATCAACGTCACGCCGCTGACGGACGTCTTCCTCGTCCTGCTCATCATCTTCATGATCACCACCTCGGCGATGATGAAGCCGGCCGACGTCGAGCTGCCGGAGACCGCGCAGGAGGAGCAGGAGACGAAGGGCGTCATGGTGACGATGACGCCGTCGCGCGAGATCTACGTGAACGACCGTCCCGTGCCCGGCGACGACGCCGCGCTCGCGGCGGTATTGAAGGACTCGCTCGCGCGCTCGTCGGAGAAGGTCGTGATCCTCGCCGGCGACCGCGAGGTCGTGCTCGGCGAGGTCGTGCGCGTCCTCGGTCTCGCCAAGGAGGCGGGCGCGAGCGGCTTCGCCCTGGCCTCGGAGTGA
- a CDS encoding cytochrome P450, translating into MTVRLPFDLTDLDNFADGFPHRLFAVHRREAPVYWHEPTAHTPDGEGFWSVATHAEALAVLRDPHTYSSERGGERLAGGTLLQDLPIAGLVLNMMDGPRHARIRRLVSTGLTPRTVQRLEDDLRRRTRRLLARIDDGAPFDLLVDVAAELPMQAICMLLGVPEEDRHALVRCVEHVFDHRAGREAFDTSPEAQAAHAWMFDYGSRLIAEKRARPADDMLSVVANATLPDEDPPALSDQELYAFFNLLFAAGSDTTRNAVAGGVHALVESPDELAVLRADPGALATAVEEMLRWTTPSPSKRRTATRDTTLAGHAIRPGDKVLFWEGSANRDERAFRDPMRFDVRRDPNPHLGFGQGVHFCLGANLARLELRVVVSELVAAFARWEAAGPVEWTRSNRHTGIRHLPMRMWRAAHSTRT; encoded by the coding sequence ATGACGGTGCGCCTCCCCTTCGACCTCACCGACCTCGACAACTTCGCGGACGGCTTCCCGCACCGCCTCTTCGCCGTCCACCGCCGCGAGGCGCCCGTCTACTGGCACGAGCCGACGGCGCACACGCCCGACGGCGAGGGCTTCTGGTCGGTGGCGACGCACGCCGAGGCGCTCGCCGTCCTGCGCGACCCGCACACCTACTCCTCGGAGCGCGGCGGCGAGCGGCTCGCGGGCGGCACGCTCCTTCAGGATCTGCCGATCGCCGGCCTCGTCCTCAACATGATGGACGGCCCGCGCCACGCCCGCATCCGCCGCCTGGTCTCGACCGGGCTCACGCCGCGCACGGTGCAGCGCCTCGAGGACGACCTGCGCCGCCGCACCCGCCGCCTCCTCGCCCGCATCGACGACGGCGCGCCGTTCGACCTCCTCGTCGACGTCGCCGCCGAGCTGCCGATGCAGGCGATCTGCATGCTGCTCGGCGTGCCCGAAGAAGACCGGCACGCGCTCGTTCGCTGCGTCGAGCACGTCTTCGATCACCGCGCCGGCCGCGAGGCGTTCGACACCTCGCCCGAGGCGCAGGCGGCGCACGCGTGGATGTTCGACTACGGCAGCCGGCTGATCGCCGAGAAGCGCGCGCGCCCGGCCGACGACATGCTGTCGGTGGTCGCGAACGCGACGCTGCCGGACGAGGACCCGCCGGCGCTGTCCGACCAGGAGCTCTACGCGTTCTTCAACCTGCTCTTCGCCGCCGGCTCGGACACGACCCGCAACGCCGTCGCGGGCGGCGTCCATGCCCTGGTCGAGAGCCCGGACGAGCTGGCGGTGCTGCGCGCCGACCCGGGCGCGCTCGCGACCGCGGTCGAGGAGATGCTGCGCTGGACGACGCCGTCGCCGTCCAAGCGGCGCACGGCGACGCGCGACACCACGCTCGCCGGCCACGCCATCCGGCCCGGCGACAAGGTGCTCTTCTGGGAAGGCTCGGCGAACCGCGACGAGCGCGCCTTTCGCGATCCGATGCGCTTCGACGTGCGCCGCGACCCGAACCCGCACCTCGGCTTCGGCCAGGGCGTCCACTTCTGCCTCGGCGCGAACCTCGCCCGCCTCGAGCTGCGCGTCGTCGTCTCCGAGCTGGTCGCCGCGTTCGCGCGCTGGGAAGCGGCAGGCCCGGTCGAATGGACGCGCAGCAACCGCCACACCGGCATCCGCCATCTGCCGATGCGGATGTGGCGCGCGGCTCACTCCACGCGCACGTAG
- a CDS encoding D-alanine--D-alanine ligase: MTRRLRVGVVYGGRSGEHEVSLRSAWTVIGALDPARYEVVPIGIGKDGRWRTGLESLRLLEEAQRDLRPLPDYGIEVLVPTDPTRGALVPLTGGPAGPGLDVVFPVLHGTYGEDGTIQGLLELAGLPYVGAGVAASAVGMDKALMKAVFRDAGLPVCRSLVVHPRHEPAETIAERVLDELGFPCFVKPANLGSSVGVHKVSSADGLAAALEDAAAYDPKVMVEEAVSARELEVAVLGNADAEASVVGEILPSHEFYDYVDKYVDAGARPVIPAAVPPEVSEAMRVLAIRAFRAIDCAGLARVDFFLEQGTGRILVNEINTMPGFTATSMYPGMWAASGVPMPQLVDRLIALALARHAERAQRRLSFALPSAAATDQRSATTTGR; the protein is encoded by the coding sequence ATGACGAGGCGGCTGCGCGTCGGGGTGGTGTACGGGGGTCGGTCCGGCGAGCACGAGGTCTCGCTGCGCTCGGCATGGACGGTGATCGGCGCGCTCGATCCCGCGCGCTACGAGGTCGTGCCGATCGGCATCGGCAAGGACGGCCGCTGGCGCACCGGCCTCGAGAGCCTGCGGCTGCTCGAGGAAGCGCAGCGCGATCTGCGCCCGCTCCCCGACTACGGGATCGAGGTGCTCGTGCCGACCGATCCGACGCGCGGGGCGCTCGTTCCGCTGACGGGCGGGCCTGCCGGGCCGGGGCTCGACGTCGTCTTTCCGGTTCTGCACGGCACGTACGGCGAGGACGGCACGATCCAGGGGCTGCTCGAGCTGGCCGGCCTGCCGTACGTCGGCGCCGGCGTCGCGGCTTCGGCCGTGGGCATGGACAAGGCGCTGATGAAGGCCGTGTTCCGCGACGCCGGGCTGCCGGTCTGTCGCTCGCTGGTCGTGCACCCCCGGCACGAGCCCGCCGAGACGATCGCCGAGCGCGTGCTCGACGAGCTCGGCTTTCCCTGCTTCGTGAAGCCCGCCAATCTCGGCTCGTCGGTCGGCGTCCACAAGGTGAGCAGCGCCGACGGCCTCGCCGCGGCGCTCGAAGATGCGGCGGCATACGATCCCAAGGTGATGGTCGAGGAGGCGGTGTCGGCGCGCGAGCTCGAGGTCGCGGTGCTCGGCAACGCCGACGCCGAGGCGTCGGTCGTTGGCGAGATCCTCCCGTCGCACGAGTTCTACGACTACGTCGACAAGTACGTCGACGCCGGTGCCCGCCCGGTCATTCCCGCCGCCGTCCCGCCGGAGGTGAGCGAAGCGATGCGGGTGCTGGCGATCCGCGCCTTCCGCGCCATCGACTGCGCCGGCCTCGCCCGCGTCGACTTCTTTCTCGAGCAGGGCACCGGCCGCATCCTCGTCAACGAGATCAACACGATGCCGGGGTTCACCGCGACGAGCATGTACCCCGGCATGTGGGCCGCGAGCGGCGTGCCGATGCCGCAGCTCGTCGACCGCCTGATCGCGCTGGCGCTCGCCCGCCACGCCGAGCGCGCCCAGCGACGGCTCTCGTTCGCGCTGCCGTCGGCCGCCGCGACGGATCAGCGCAGCGCGACGACGACCGGCCGGTAG
- a CDS encoding histidine phosphatase family protein — protein MLLVRHAESEGNRAACFTPHPEIPITPEGRMQAHAAAARLRAFAPARVVSSPYLRARQTAHILAEELALRTVHVEDDLRERSYGALAGLPYATPRPGFDPACYWDWRPPGGETLVEVVARAGAALDRVAAAAAADGHDVVVVSHGAVMLALVRHVTGRWGPSRVVPNVGLLVARHDGDAWCGLEVPT, from the coding sequence GTGCTGCTGGTCCGCCACGCGGAGAGCGAAGGGAACCGAGCGGCGTGCTTCACGCCGCATCCGGAGATCCCGATCACGCCCGAAGGGCGGATGCAGGCGCATGCCGCCGCCGCGCGGCTGCGCGCGTTCGCGCCGGCGCGGGTGGTGTCGAGTCCCTACCTGCGCGCGCGCCAGACCGCCCACATCCTGGCCGAGGAGCTCGCCCTGCGGACGGTGCACGTCGAGGACGACCTCCGCGAGCGCAGCTACGGCGCGCTCGCCGGCCTGCCCTATGCGACGCCGCGACCGGGGTTCGATCCGGCCTGCTACTGGGACTGGCGACCGCCCGGCGGCGAAACCCTCGTCGAGGTCGTGGCGCGCGCCGGCGCGGCGCTCGACCGCGTCGCCGCCGCCGCCGCGGCCGACGGGCACGACGTCGTGGTGGTGAGCCACGGCGCCGTGATGCTGGCGCTCGTCCGCCACGTGACCGGCAGGTGGGGACCGTCGCGCGTCGTTCCCAACGTCGGGCTGCTGGTGGCCCGGCACGACGGCGACGCGTGGTGCGGTCTGGAGGTCCCGACTTGA
- a CDS encoding D-alanyl-D-alanine carboxypeptidase yields MRGGVRASLLLVLAVVVMAPTWAPAAFAAASRVKARAALVVDANTGEVLFERNPDEALPPASTTKVLTAIVAIESGRLGDSVRVSEFAASTAPSKIGLRPGQRMVIQDLLYAVLLKSANDASVVVAEGVSGSQAAFSSRMNARARALGATRSNFANPHGLTAPGHVSTVRDLTRIFRHGLTIPLFRSILATPAADLPVDATKRFTIAVRSHNRLLSGWSYQVIGKTGYTRPAKRCFVGAARNGEREIVIALLGSTDLWGDARALVEIGLGPGGPPEPETPVLQAKKPARPAQVRAAPGPKKPVPQLAVRRKAPAEDEGDIEELPRHLAGPARFTVQLGPFGSRNGALDARTKLAKRGYHARVVGKALQVGAFADKGRATRLATNLKRSGYRPVVVALR; encoded by the coding sequence ATGCGTGGTGGTGTGCGGGCGAGCCTGCTGCTCGTCCTGGCGGTCGTCGTCATGGCGCCGACGTGGGCGCCTGCGGCGTTCGCGGCGGCGTCCCGCGTCAAGGCTCGCGCCGCTCTCGTCGTCGACGCGAACACGGGCGAGGTGCTCTTCGAGCGCAATCCGGACGAGGCCCTGCCGCCCGCGAGTACGACGAAGGTGCTCACCGCGATCGTCGCCATCGAGAGCGGCCGGCTCGGCGACTCGGTCCGGGTGAGCGAGTTCGCCGCCTCGACCGCGCCCTCGAAGATCGGCCTGCGTCCGGGGCAGCGGATGGTGATCCAGGATCTGCTCTACGCGGTCCTGCTCAAGTCGGCGAACGACGCCTCGGTCGTCGTCGCCGAGGGCGTGTCGGGGTCGCAGGCGGCTTTCTCCTCCCGGATGAACGCGCGCGCCCGCGCCCTCGGCGCGACGCGCTCGAACTTCGCGAATCCGCACGGCCTGACCGCGCCCGGGCACGTCTCGACCGTGCGCGATCTCACCCGCATCTTCCGCCACGGGCTCACGATCCCGCTCTTCCGCTCGATCCTCGCCACGCCGGCGGCCGATCTGCCCGTCGACGCCACCAAGCGCTTCACGATCGCCGTCCGCTCGCACAACCGGCTGCTCTCCGGTTGGTCGTACCAGGTGATCGGCAAGACCGGGTACACGCGGCCGGCGAAGCGCTGCTTCGTCGGTGCGGCCCGCAACGGCGAGCGCGAGATCGTCATCGCGCTGCTCGGTTCGACGGATCTCTGGGGCGACGCGCGGGCGCTGGTCGAGATCGGCCTCGGTCCCGGTGGGCCGCCGGAGCCCGAGACGCCGGTGCTGCAGGCGAAGAAGCCCGCGCGGCCGGCGCAGGTACGCGCGGCACCCGGCCCGAAGAAGCCGGTTCCGCAGCTCGCCGTCCGTCGCAAGGCGCCCGCCGAGGACGAGGGCGACATCGAGGAGCTGCCGCGCCATCTCGCCGGCCCGGCGCGTTTCACGGTCCAGCTGGGCCCGTTCGGGAGCCGCAACGGCGCCCTCGATGCGCGCACGAAGCTCGCCAAGCGCGGCTATCACGCCCGCGTCGTCGGCAAGGCGCTCCAGGTCGGCGCCTTCGCCGACAAGGGCCGCGCGACCCGGCTCGCCACCAACCTGAAGCGCAGCGGCTACCGGCCGGTCGTCGTCGCGCTGCGCTGA
- a CDS encoding AAA family ATPase, whose protein sequence is MSSPRALLRTIRDELRQRFLERDALVDGALVALLAGQHVLVIGPPGTAKSMLADEVCRRLDDARYFQWLLTRFTTPEELFGAVSLRALEADDYRRLTTQKLPEAHVAFLDEVFKASSSILNTILSVMNERRFHNGREVTDVPLLTLFGAANELPEDDELLALHDRFLLRFQVDYLREDFRFLKLLQAKPSDVRTTIPLATLEAARAEVTALAVPGAVLRAVADLRRALADKGVVASDRRWAQSIGVLRAHAWLAGRDAIVEGDLAFLEHVLWRDPAEQPVVRDAVRELIHGWEDEVRVLVYQARELRDYAFRDWEHPEQRSRATVEAHTKLRQIAQQVDDLLEGARRGGRATATAEALRQEILDIQQEMLVRL, encoded by the coding sequence GTGTCGTCCCCACGTGCGCTGCTCCGGACCATCCGGGACGAGCTGCGGCAACGCTTCCTCGAGCGCGACGCCCTCGTCGACGGCGCGCTCGTAGCCCTCCTCGCCGGCCAGCACGTCCTCGTCATCGGCCCCCCCGGAACCGCCAAGTCGATGCTCGCCGACGAGGTCTGCCGCCGGCTCGACGACGCCCGCTACTTCCAGTGGCTCCTCACCCGCTTCACGACGCCCGAGGAGCTGTTCGGGGCCGTCAGCCTGCGCGCCCTCGAGGCCGACGACTACCGCCGGCTCACCACGCAGAAGCTGCCCGAGGCCCACGTCGCCTTTCTCGACGAGGTGTTCAAGGCGAGCTCGTCGATCCTCAACACGATCCTCTCGGTGATGAACGAGCGCCGCTTCCACAACGGGCGCGAGGTGACGGACGTCCCGCTGCTGACGCTGTTCGGCGCCGCCAACGAGCTGCCCGAGGACGACGAGCTGCTGGCGCTGCACGACCGCTTCCTGCTCCGCTTCCAGGTCGACTACCTGCGCGAGGACTTCCGTTTCCTGAAGCTCCTCCAGGCCAAGCCGAGCGACGTACGCACGACGATCCCGCTCGCGACGCTCGAGGCGGCGCGCGCGGAGGTCACGGCGCTCGCGGTGCCGGGCGCCGTGCTGCGCGCCGTCGCCGACCTGCGCCGCGCGCTCGCCGACAAGGGCGTCGTGGCCTCCGACCGCCGCTGGGCGCAGTCGATCGGCGTCCTGCGCGCGCACGCCTGGCTGGCCGGGCGCGACGCGATCGTCGAGGGCGACCTCGCGTTCCTCGAGCACGTCCTGTGGCGCGATCCCGCCGAGCAGCCGGTCGTGCGCGACGCCGTCCGCGAGCTGATCCACGGCTGGGAGGACGAGGTGCGGGTGCTCGTCTACCAGGCGCGCGAGCTGCGCGACTACGCGTTCCGCGACTGGGAGCATCCCGAGCAGCGCAGCCGCGCGACCGTCGAAGCGCACACCAAGCTGCGCCAGATCGCGCAGCAGGTCGACG